In the genome of Sulfurimonas autotrophica DSM 16294, the window TTGGGCATTTAAACAAAATTGTGATAAAATCGGGTCAATTTGTAAAAAAAGGTGACTTGATTGCTTATACGGGCAATTCAGGGCTCAGTAATGGACCGCATCTGCATTATGAAATACGATTTATTCATCGTGCATTAAACCCATATTATTTTATAAAATGGACGCAGCAAAATTATGATGAAATATTTAAAAAGGAGAAAAAAGTACCATGGCAATCTTTAATAATGGCGACATCACTGCTAAAGGTGACAAAACGGACTCAAACACGGCAATTATCACAGCTGGAGCTAAAATCAAAGGCGAAGTAGAACTTTCTTGTAATTTATATATCGATGGAGAATTAGAGGGGTTTATTAAGTCTTCCAAAGAGGTAAATGTCGGTAAGAACGGGCATGTAAAAGGCGATATTACCACAAAACGACTGGTTGTGCAGGGTTTAGTAGAAGGCAGTGTACATGCGGACAGAGTTGAGATAAAAGCTGCCGGACATGTAAATGGCGAAATAACTTCTGTTGAACTTGTAATAGAGTCTAAAGGTATTTTTGAAGGTAACTCAATTATTAAAGATACTACTGCGTCTATGTCAAAAATTGAAACAGGAAATTAATGTCTCAGGCAATTTTATTTAATCATTTTAGTAAGAATGAAACAAAAGAAGAAGTTGAACTTTTACTATGTGAAGATGCAAAAGAAGCATATGAACTTGAAAATGTAGCGAAATTTTTTCAGCATGATGTTATTGTCTTTCCCGATTTTAGACCAAGTTACGGTGATGATTTGCGTTCATACAAAGAGGAGTTGCATGAACTTTTTTTTGCACTGAGAACATATCACTCTGCTCAGAAAAAACCGCTTATTATCTCTCCTTTAAAAACACTGCTCTTTCATCTGCCCAAAAAAGAGCTTTTAGGCACAACAACTCTAGAATTCGGTGCCGAGATCAATTTAAAAGAGTTTAAGCAACTGATGATTCACTGGGGTTATACTTTTGTGGATATGGTGCAGGTTGAGGGGGAAATATCTCATCGTGGAGATATCATAGATATTTTTGTCCCTTCATCAAATAATCCAATAAGAATTTCACTTTTTGATAATGAAGTAGAACAGATTAAAGAATTTGAACTCGAATCACAAAGAACACTCGGGGATGATTTAGAAGCGCTAGAAATCCGTAGTGCTTTTTACTCTTTGAATGAAAGTGCCTATAATGAACTTAATCAAAAAATACAAAATAGTGAATTTGACGCATTGAACAAAGATGTGGCTTCTTTAGGCTTTTGGCATCTTGATGATATGGCAGAGAATTTTTTAGAGAATAAAAATGTCAAGCTTGTCAGAAATCTGGACAACCTGCTTAAAGATGCTTACGGCATTAATAATCCCCGTCTTCCAAGAGATGCCTTTGACTTGGATGTTTTAGAAGAAAATGATGAGGTAAAAGAGCTTGTCGTAGCCAATGTCGCACAGCTTTTAAAAGTGCATCAAGACAAAAAAGTGACGCTTATCGCGGCGAATAATGCTACTGTCAAACAAGCCGGTATTTATGATACGACTAATATGACAATTATACAAGCTCCGTATATATTAAATATTCTTACGCCTGACGAACTTGTGGTATCGCTCAATAAAGCAGATAAAAAACGACGTCGAAGAAAAACTTCGATTCTTTTGGATGATTTAAAAGCCGGTGATTATGTTGTGCATGAAGATTACGGTGTGGGAATCTTTGAAAAGATAGAGCAGACTGAAATTTTAGGCGGCATAAAAGATTTCATCGTCATTAAATATGTAGGTGATGACAAAATACTGTTGCCTGTGGAAAATTTGGACTTTATTGACCGTTATATTGCCGGAGGCGGTGCAACACCTGTCCTTGACAGACTCGGAAAAGGCAGCTTCGGTAAGCTCAAAGCGAAAGTGCGAAAAAGACTGCTTGAAATTGCAGGTCAGATAGTAAATACCGCAGCAGCAAGGGCTCTCATTAAAGCACCAAAAATTTCTTTGGGTAAAAAAGAGTTGCAGGAGTTTCAAGCACTTTCGGGTTTTGAATATACAGAAGACCAAACGCAGGCGGTCAATGAAATTTTGAACCAAATGAGTTCAGGTCATATTATGGACAGACTCCTCAGCGGAGATGTCGGTTTTGGAAAGACAGAAATTGCACTCAACACAATTTATGCAGCATGTCAGTCAGGCTATCAGTCGGCATTTATTGTTCCTACAACACTACTTTCAGCGCAGCACTGGCGCTCTTTGGATGAGCGGTTTAAAGACTTGGGCATACGTTATGCAAAAATGGACAGATTTGTAAGTACCAAAGATAAAAATGCGATTATAAAAGGTTTGGCAAGCGGTGAAATAGACTGTGTTGTAGGAACACACACACTCTTTGGACTTGAATTTAAAAAGCTCGGCGTGGTAATTATAGATGAAGAACATAAGTTTGGGGTCAAACAAAAAGAGAAAATAAAAGAGCTGTATCATAATGTGCATCTGCTCTCTATGAGTGCAACGCCGATTCCGCGTTCACTTAATCAGGCACTGAGCTCCATAAAAACTATGAGTCAGCTTTTAACACCTCCAAGCGAACGTCAAGGTGTGAGAACTTTTGTAAAAGAGTATGATGAAAAGCTGATAAAAGAGGTCATACTGCGAGAACTACGCCGCGGCGGGCAGGTTTTTTATGTGCATAATTCGATTGATCATATGCCTATAAAACTGGATGAGCTTCAAGCACTCTTGCCGGATTTAAGAATGCTTATGTTGCATTCAAAAATATCAGCTGTAGAGACTGAAAAAGAACTGTTAAAATTTGAAGCGGGCGAGTATGATTTAATGATAGCCACTTCCATTATTGAGAGCGGGATTCATATGCCTCGCGTCAATACCATCATTGTAGACGGTGCGGACAGATTCGGTATAGCTGATCTGCATCAGCTTCGAGGGCGTGTCGGTCGTGGACACAGTGAAGGTTTTGCTTATTTCATCGTACAAAACAAAGAAAACCTCACAGATGAGGCAAAAAAACGACTTTTGGCATTGGAATCAAACTCATTTTTGGGCTCAGGGTCTGTGCTTGCACATCATGATTTGGAAATTCGTGGCGGAGGGAATCTTGTCGGCGATGCACAAAGCGGACATATTAAAAATATAGGCTACTCTTTGTATCTGCGAATGCTTGAAGATGCCATAAAAGAGCTGAGCAATACGGTAGAGGGAGAGCGGGCAAAAGTAGATGTTAAACTTACTATCTCTGCTTTTATCAGTGATGAAATTGTCAAAGAAGACAGACTGCGTTTAGATATTTATAGAAGACTCTCACAGTGTGAAAATGCTGTAGAAATTTATGAAATTGAAGAAGAAGTAATTGACCGTTTCGGCGAGCTGGATGTTCCTACAAAACAGTTTTTTGAACTTATGGTTATTAAGCTTTTGTCACTAGAGAAAAAAATCAAAACCATAGCAAACTATGGACAAAATATTACATTCACCTATTTAAATGATTCTAAAGAGACTATAAAGTCAGATTCAAGAGATGATGATGATATTATTAAAGCAACGCTTTATTATTTAAGAAATAACAAACCAAAAGTTCTCTAGTTGGTCTATCTCACTCTTTTTTTAAGTTCTTTTGCTGCTGCAACTTTTTTGCCGGTGGTGAGTGAAGCAGTCCTGGCCTATGATATCACAGCCGGTTACAACATTTACGCTCTGCTAGGCGCTGCAACAATCGGAAATACGCTTGGTTCATGCGTAAACTACTTTTTGGGTAGAAAAGGGCTTGATTATTTAGAGCGTAAAAAGTATGTAAAAATGACATCTTTTAAAAAAGCCGAAACAATGTTTGATCGTTATGGGGCTGTTGTCCTTTTGCTTTCATGGGCTCCGGTGATTGGAGACCCTATTACTTTTGTAGCAGGTGTCTTACATTATGATTTTAAAAGATTTTTTCTGCTTGTTCTTTTTGCTAAAGGCATTCGTTATATTGCTTTTGCACTCTTTTTTATCTAAAACAGAGCCTGTTTTTTAACTTCTTTAGCAAAAGCTTTAAAGATACGATGCGTACTCCAATGATAAGGCATGAACTCTGGATGCCACTGCAACCCTAAAGTGAAATTTTCTTCTGTTGATTCTATTGCCTGAATCAAAGCGTTTGTATCTCTGGCAGAGACTCTAAGTCCTTTGCCTATTTTTTTAAGTGTTTGGTGATGCAGAGCATTGGCTTTGAGTCTGTCGGTTTTGAGAATTTTATGCAGACGACTTTTTGGCTCGATGGTTAGTATGTTTGAAGGAAATACTGAATGGGGATGTTGAAAATTCAAATCCATTTCAGGAATATGTGGATGCAGTGTTCCTCCCATAAAGAGATTGATAAGCTGCATGCCTCTGCATATTCCCATAACGGGGATGGCTTCTTGTTGTGCACGTTCAAGTAAAAACAATTCCATAGCATCACGTTGTGTATCGGTTTTTATAGTGCTGAAATGTTTGTGTGTATGAAAGGTTCGAGGATCTATGTCGATGCCTCCTGTAATGAGGAGTCCGTCCATTTGGATTTTTTTGTCCCATTGACTAGGCTGAAAAAACTGTGCATGAACACCGTAAAGACGCAGTAGTCCTTGGCTCATTATCCATGCACTGTGACTTCCCCTTGCAGAACCGGTTATGATCACATTTGTTTTTCTAGCCATTGCTTTACCCTTTGGATCCACGCATCTTTTTCTAAAAAAGCAAGCGGTTCTGCTAGATATTGTGTGTACTCTTTGCTCAGCTTTTTGAGTGTTTCTTTATTATGTGCGAGCTTTTCAACCATTACCCAACTATTCCAGGCATGATATGTATGCCACTGCTTTTCATCAACTTTTGAGTTTGGAAGTCTATAATGGTAAGTTGGACGAGCCGATATTTTTTCTTGGGGCAGTGCACTGTACACTTGATTAGGATTTATCCATGCAAGTAGAGGAAGCAGGTCAAGCGCACGGTTCCGCGTAGGATTATAGATGAGATAATCTTTGATGAAAGTATTCATATCGGGTGTATAAGAAGCATCCAATATTTTTTCTATATACTTATTTTCAAAAGGCTTGATATAGGGACTGATACGGCGTAAAATATCAGGTTGAAGCCACAAAAGAAGATAATCATAGAGTATAAAAAATGCTCTGAGAGTGTCAATAATTTCTTCCACTTCAAGAGAGTACACTTGTGGATTTATATGAAAACCAAAGGCATAAAAGGGATTGGCAGCAGTTCCCATTGCTCCATGCACACGAAAATGCTCTTTTAGATTTTCTATCAATTCCAATGTGTCTAGTGGCAGCGGTGGTGTTGATATCTCATAAGGAACAATAGTTTGTGAAAGTGTGGCAACAAACTCTTCAAGAGCTAGTGCAATTTCTGTCTCTATTATTTGGTCAAGTCCAACATTATGAAGCCATTTTTGTAGACCTTGAGAGATGAGAAATTGAAAATCAAGCACCAGATTAAAGTCTCCATAGGGTGTGTCTTTGATTTTGTAGTGATAGGGATTTATCTGTTCAATCTTTGCTGGTCCCACAATTTCAACAATCAAATCAGCGCTTTTTTGCAATTCAATTCCGCTATATTCGAGCTCAAAGCCAACTTTTCGAAGTTCATTTGAGGAGTTTGTAAGTACAGGCGGCTGTATAAAATGATTCATAGCTGTATTATACTATTTTTTCACTGTTTTTTTTAAAGAAAACTAGGTGAAAGATTTAGCTATAATTCTAATACCAATCCCCACTTTATGGGGATTGGTATTAAAATAAACGAAAAGAATTATAAATTGAAAATAGCATTTATCGGCGATATACTAGGTCAACCCGGACGCATTATGTTGCGTGATTATCTCAAAAAAATAAAAGAAGAAGAAAAAATAGATTTTGTAATTGCAAATTATGAAAATGCTTCGCATGGCTTTGGACTTACACTGAAAAATGCGAATGAACTCTTCTCTTATGGCATTGATGTTATGAGTGGAGGCAATCACACTTGGGATAAAAAAGACATTATTCCTCTTTTAGATACGCATGAACTTTTGCGTCCGCATAACTACCCTGATGATGTACCCGGAAATGGCTTGCGTGTATATGATATTAAAGGTGAACAACTTGCAGTACTTAACTTAATGGGCCACTATGCAATGCCCTATACAGATAATGCATTTCGTTGTGCAAAAAATACGGTGCAGGAGTTACATGGTAAGGGTATAAAAAATATTTTTATTGATTTTCATGCAGAAGCAACAAGTGAAAAGCGTGCATTGATGATGATGCTCCAAGGTGAGGTGAGTGGTATTGTCGGCACACATACACATGTAGGAACTGATGATTTTCAAATTGTAAACGGCACGGCCTATATGAGTGATATCGGACTTACAGGATGTCGTGACAATGTAATAGGAATGGATAAAGAAGTACCAATAAAACAATTTTTGACAGGTTTAAAAGGGCATTTTGACATTCCTAAAAAATGTAAAAAAATTCTGCAGATGGCTGTAATGCAAATAAATGACGGCAGATGCAACGAGGCTTATAAGTTAAAAATATTTGATGATAACAGAGTGATTAAAACTGAGGCGTGGCTCGATTAGATTTAAGCAGCGGTTACTTTGTAGTAATTGTCGTTTGCTATATAAGTATTGATAAATTTTTGCTTTAAAACACTGTTTTGCTGTATATTTTTAGGCTGTTTTACTTCTTGTGCTAAAGCTATTTTAGGCTTTTGCAATAAAGGAAAAAGTTTGGAGTTTTCACTATAGGCATTTTGTGCACTGGTGATTTTATTTATTTTTTCAAATTTTATTTTTGAGTAGTCTTTATTGAGTTCGTTTTGTTGTTGCAATAACTGTTGATTATTTAATGATTTATAGCTTGAAATATAATTTAGCGGTATTTTTGCAGAAGAAGAAACAACTTTTTCAAGTTCTGTTGAAAATAATTTTTTCTCAGATGAAGAACTTTTCTCATTCTCTCTTTGCGTACTTTCTTCTATCTTCGTTGAAGGTTTGTGTGCTATGTATGTATTGTACGATGAAACAAACATTTTATTCTCCAGCTTTTATTAATGTATTATAGCACATCATCTTTTAACTCTGTTATAATTATAAAAAATATTTAAGGCATAGTAATGAGTGCAAATATAGTTGTAGTAGAAGATGAAGAAGATTTACTCGAACTTTTAGAGTACACCTTGCAAAAAGAGGGCTTTGAAACAATAGGGTTTTTAAATACAAAAACAGTTGTTCAGATTTTAGATGAAGAAGAGATAGATTTGCTCATAATGGACAGAAACCTTCCAGGTGTTGAAGGGAGTGAATTTGTCGCTAAACTGCGTGATGACGGGCTTGATATACCTGTTATATTTTTAAGTGCTAGAGACAGTGATGAAGATATTCAAAGTGGATTTTTACGAGGCGGTGATGACTATATTACAAAGCCTTTTAACATGAAAGAGTTAGTGCTTCGCATTCGTTCTGTGCTTAAGAGAACCTCCAAAAAACATCACGATGGAAAGTTGCTTTTTAGAGATTTACTACTTGACAAAAGTAGCAGAACATTAAGTGTTGATAGTAAGACTGTTGAGGTTACAAAACTTGAATTTGAC includes:
- a CDS encoding response regulator transcription factor → MSANIVVVEDEEDLLELLEYTLQKEGFETIGFLNTKTVVQILDEEEIDLLIMDRNLPGVEGSEFVAKLRDDGLDIPVIFLSARDSDEDIQSGFLRGGDDYITKPFNMKELVLRIRSVLKRTSKKHHDGKLLFRDLLLDKSSRTLSVDSKTVEVTKLEFDLLSEFILNKNSVLDRDYLLENVWGDSENYQYRTVNVAINRLKEKIDPDKSKDYIQTVRGVGYKIC
- a CDS encoding DEAD/DEAH box helicase translates to MSQAILFNHFSKNETKEEVELLLCEDAKEAYELENVAKFFQHDVIVFPDFRPSYGDDLRSYKEELHELFFALRTYHSAQKKPLIISPLKTLLFHLPKKELLGTTTLEFGAEINLKEFKQLMIHWGYTFVDMVQVEGEISHRGDIIDIFVPSSNNPIRISLFDNEVEQIKEFELESQRTLGDDLEALEIRSAFYSLNESAYNELNQKIQNSEFDALNKDVASLGFWHLDDMAENFLENKNVKLVRNLDNLLKDAYGINNPRLPRDAFDLDVLEENDEVKELVVANVAQLLKVHQDKKVTLIAANNATVKQAGIYDTTNMTIIQAPYILNILTPDELVVSLNKADKKRRRRKTSILLDDLKAGDYVVHEDYGVGIFEKIEQTEILGGIKDFIVIKYVGDDKILLPVENLDFIDRYIAGGGATPVLDRLGKGSFGKLKAKVRKRLLEIAGQIVNTAAARALIKAPKISLGKKELQEFQALSGFEYTEDQTQAVNEILNQMSSGHIMDRLLSGDVGFGKTEIALNTIYAACQSGYQSAFIVPTTLLSAQHWRSLDERFKDLGIRYAKMDRFVSTKDKNAIIKGLASGEIDCVVGTHTLFGLEFKKLGVVIIDEEHKFGVKQKEKIKELYHNVHLLSMSATPIPRSLNQALSSIKTMSQLLTPPSERQGVRTFVKEYDEKLIKEVILRELRRGGQVFYVHNSIDHMPIKLDELQALLPDLRMLMLHSKISAVETEKELLKFEAGEYDLMIATSIIESGIHMPRVNTIIVDGADRFGIADLHQLRGRVGRGHSEGFAYFIVQNKENLTDEAKKRLLALESNSFLGSGSVLAHHDLEIRGGGNLVGDAQSGHIKNIGYSLYLRMLEDAIKELSNTVEGERAKVDVKLTISAFISDEIVKEDRLRLDIYRRLSQCENAVEIYEIEEEVIDRFGELDVPTKQFFELMVIKLLSLEKKIKTIANYGQNITFTYLNDSKETIKSDSRDDDDIIKATLYYLRNNKPKVL
- a CDS encoding gamma-glutamyl-gamma-aminobutyrate hydrolase family protein: MARKTNVIITGSARGSHSAWIMSQGLLRLYGVHAQFFQPSQWDKKIQMDGLLITGGIDIDPRTFHTHKHFSTIKTDTQRDAMELFLLERAQQEAIPVMGICRGMQLINLFMGGTLHPHIPEMDLNFQHPHSVFPSNILTIEPKSRLHKILKTDRLKANALHHQTLKKIGKGLRVSARDTNALIQAIESTEENFTLGLQWHPEFMPYHWSTHRIFKAFAKEVKKQALF
- a CDS encoding YqaA family protein, encoding MVYLTLFLSSFAAATFLPVVSEAVLAYDITAGYNIYALLGAATIGNTLGSCVNYFLGRKGLDYLERKKYVKMTSFKKAETMFDRYGAVVLLLSWAPVIGDPITFVAGVLHYDFKRFFLLVLFAKGIRYIAFALFFI
- a CDS encoding bactofilin family protein, with the protein product MAIFNNGDITAKGDKTDSNTAIITAGAKIKGEVELSCNLYIDGELEGFIKSSKEVNVGKNGHVKGDITTKRLVVQGLVEGSVHADRVEIKAAGHVNGEITSVELVIESKGIFEGNSIIKDTTASMSKIETGN
- a CDS encoding amidoligase family protein; the encoded protein is MNHFIQPPVLTNSSNELRKVGFELEYSGIELQKSADLIVEIVGPAKIEQINPYHYKIKDTPYGDFNLVLDFQFLISQGLQKWLHNVGLDQIIETEIALALEEFVATLSQTIVPYEISTPPLPLDTLELIENLKEHFRVHGAMGTAANPFYAFGFHINPQVYSLEVEEIIDTLRAFFILYDYLLLWLQPDILRRISPYIKPFENKYIEKILDASYTPDMNTFIKDYLIYNPTRNRALDLLPLLAWINPNQVYSALPQEKISARPTYHYRLPNSKVDEKQWHTYHAWNSWVMVEKLAHNKETLKKLSKEYTQYLAEPLAFLEKDAWIQRVKQWLEKQM
- a CDS encoding TIGR00282 family metallophosphoesterase; amino-acid sequence: MKIAFIGDILGQPGRIMLRDYLKKIKEEEKIDFVIANYENASHGFGLTLKNANELFSYGIDVMSGGNHTWDKKDIIPLLDTHELLRPHNYPDDVPGNGLRVYDIKGEQLAVLNLMGHYAMPYTDNAFRCAKNTVQELHGKGIKNIFIDFHAEATSEKRALMMMLQGEVSGIVGTHTHVGTDDFQIVNGTAYMSDIGLTGCRDNVIGMDKEVPIKQFLTGLKGHFDIPKKCKKILQMAVMQINDGRCNEAYKLKIFDDNRVIKTEAWLD